From the genome of Candidatus Dormiibacterota bacterium:
ACCACGCTCCGGGCCATGCCCGTCGAGCTCCGTTCGGCGGTCGAGCACGACCGCCGCGCGGCGGTGGAGCGGGTCATCGAGCTCGGCCGCTGGCTGGTTCTCATCCTCGCCGCCGCCAGCTTCAACTTCCCCTCGCCCTCACGGGATGCCGGGGCCGTCAACCTCATCCTGGGCGCCTGGGCGCTCTTCAACCTCGCGCTCACCGTGTGCCTGGTCGCGCGCCATCTCCCGGGGCGGCGCACCCAGTACGCGATGACCGCGGTGGACATGACCGTGGCCACCGCGCTCGTCTACCTCGACGGCGGGGTGAGCTCCGGCTTCGGGCTGACCTTCTACGCCGTGGTGATCGCCGGCAGCCTCCGCTTCGGGCTGTGGGGCTCGCTGCTCTGCGCCGGGGTGGTCAGCAGCCTCTTCCTCGGCGCCGGGGCCGCCGCCGCGGGCTCGGTCACCCCCGCGACCATCGACCTCTTCCTCTCCCACCTGCTGCTCTGCCTGCTCGTCGCGGTCACCAGCACGATGGTGAGCAGCGAGCTGGTCAGCGCCCGGGCCCGGCAGATGGCCCACACCCTGAAGCTCGAGCACGCCGCGCTCCTCGAGCTGCGCGAGGTCGACCGGGTCAAGACCGAGTTCATCATGCTCGCCTCGCACGAGCTGCGCACCCCCCTCGCCAAGGTGAAGGGCTGGCTGGCGCTGATGCAGGACGCCGGTGACCGGCTGCCGCCGGAGGCGCAGCGCGAGGGCATCGAGGTGCTGCGCAGCGAGACCGAGCACCTGGCCCGGCTCACCGACAACCTGCTCTGCATCGCCCAGCTCGAGGCCGGCGAGATCCGGCTGAAGACCGCGCCGGTGCGGCTCGACGAGGTGTTCGTGCAGGTCGCAACGCTCTTCGGTGACCCCCGTGAGCGGGGACGGCTCAGCTGCGTCCCCGACGCCTCCGAACGCGACGTGCTCGCCGACCGCGACCGCCTCGTGCTGGTTCTGGCCTGCCTTGTCGACAACGCGCTGAAGTTCTCACCGGAGGGCACGCCGGTGCGGCTCGACGCCCGGCGAGAGGGGACGCTGATGCACATCGAGTGCGTCGACCAGGGACGCAGCATCCCCGCCGACCAGGCGGAGCGGATCTTCGCCTCCTTCTACCAGGTGGAGGCGCCGCTCCAGCGCCAGCGCGGCGGCTGCGGGGTCGGCCTCTACCTCACCCGCCAGCTGGTCGAGCGGATGGGCGGCCGGGTCTGGCTGGTCCAGGAGGACACCGGCGGCCGCGGCAACACCTTCGCGCTCACCCTCCCCCTCGACCCGGACGCTCTGCGCTGACGCGGGGCTAGGCT
Proteins encoded in this window:
- a CDS encoding ATP-binding protein; this translates as MPVELRSAVEHDRRAAVERVIELGRWLVLILAAASFNFPSPSRDAGAVNLILGAWALFNLALTVCLVARHLPGRRTQYAMTAVDMTVATALVYLDGGVSSGFGLTFYAVVIAGSLRFGLWGSLLCAGVVSSLFLGAGAAAAGSVTPATIDLFLSHLLLCLLVAVTSTMVSSELVSARARQMAHTLKLEHAALLELREVDRVKTEFIMLASHELRTPLAKVKGWLALMQDAGDRLPPEAQREGIEVLRSETEHLARLTDNLLCIAQLEAGEIRLKTAPVRLDEVFVQVATLFGDPRERGRLSCVPDASERDVLADRDRLVLVLACLVDNALKFSPEGTPVRLDARREGTLMHIECVDQGRSIPADQAERIFASFYQVEAPLQRQRGGCGVGLYLTRQLVERMGGRVWLVQEDTGGRGNTFALTLPLDPDALR